The Pygocentrus nattereri isolate fPygNat1 chromosome 4, fPygNat1.pri, whole genome shotgun sequence genome includes a window with the following:
- the LOC119263286 gene encoding uncharacterized protein LOC119263286 produces MNSDFSVSEPSVVQPQGNDGNTQSTNGNVNKEPVKRVVKPTEKALLEKLESLQKIRKFKLNKASNLKTMIQGFMVNTEHETEVKSVFAKFQVLCTEAKEAHESLMGLLPDEEKEKHDIWFKAKMLSANEFSTGVFKWLSLSKDDTMAQTIDNEARPKYGVLGQIVEIQGRELDPNDGINPDDSISNIKTGVSNKSYSHKESHSSSRSKRSSHSSILFARLQAEAERAALVARAASLKEKHTLEEQVEVLRRKKEQMDLDADLAASTAKLSVLKIYGASSVISDGMESYFEKETKQKAVSITRKSEENPNPSTRQKVNKRLLDIDALISQQEMQDDTESGQRDPLGSESQRHANKIGVAQKPQLREMQYQLSNGESQGHIHEPIIRPRRPQMHEGQSQPTVQENSESATLHLLQRQNDIAELLIQQHNSHLLPPRDVPIFEGDPLQYRTFIKAFEYCVEEKTSSKGDCLYFLERYTRGQPRALVRSCQHMAPERG; encoded by the exons atgaattctgaTTTTTCTGTGTCTGAGCCCTCCGTGGTTCAACCTCAGGGTAATGATGGTAATACTCAGAGTACTAATGGTAATGTAAACAAAGAGCCTGTAAAAAGGGTGGTAAAACCCACTGAAAAGGCACTGCTTGAAAAATTGGAGTCTTTGCAAAAAATTCGAAAATTTAAACTTAATAAAGCTTCCAATCTTAAAACTATGATTCAAGGGTTCATGGTTAACACAGAACATGAAACAGAGGTTAAAAGTGTATTTGCAAAATTTCAGGTATTATGCACTGAGGCAAAAGAAGCACACGAGTCTTTAATGGGTCTGTTACCTgatgaggaaaaggaaaaacatgacATATGGTTTAAAGCAAAAATGCTGAGTGCAAATGAGTTCTCTACTGGGGTGTTTAAATGGCTGTCACTTTCAAAAGATGATACAATGGCTCAAACTATTGACAACGAAGCACGTCCAAAATATGGTGTGTTGGGTCAAATCGTTGAAATTCAGGGTAGAGAGCTTGATCCAAATGATGGTATAAATCCTGATGACAGCATTTCTAATATTAAAaccggtgtttctaataagagCTATAGCCACAAAGAGAGCCATTCCAGTTCTAGATCTAAACGGTCTAGCCACTCTTCTATTTTGTTTGCACGCCTCCAAGCTGAGGCAGAGAGAGCAGCACTGGTAGCTCGTGCTGCATCCTTAAAAGAAAAGCACACTTTGGAGGAGCAAGTAGAGGTGCTAAGGAGGAAAAAGGAACAAATGGATCTTGATGCGGACTTGGCTGCTTCCACTGCTAAACTGTCAGTGTTAAAGATTTATGGAGCATCAAGTGTCATCTCAGATGGAATGGAGTcctattttgaaaaagaaaccaAACAAAAGGCAGTCTCCATAACAAGAAAATCAGAGGAAAATCCAAATCCATCTACAAGACAAAAGGTTAACAAAAGGCTTCTTGATATTGATGCATTGATTTCACAACAAGAAATGCAAGATGACACTGAAAGTGGTCAGAGAGATCCTCTTGGAAGTGAGTCACAAAGACATGCCAATAAAATAGGTGTTGCACAGAAGCCACAGTTGCGAGAAATGCAGTACCAATTATCAAACGGAGAATCTCAAGGCCATATCCATGAACCAATCATACGACCAAGGAGACCACAAATGCATGAAGGACAATCACAACCAACTGTTCAGGAAAACAGTGAGAGTGCTACTTTACACTTACTTCAAAGACAAAATGACATAGCAGAATTGCTAATACAACAGCACAATTCACATCTGCTTCCTCCAAGAGATGTTCCAATCTTTGAAGGTGATCCTCTGCAATACAGAACATTTATTAAAGCCTTTGAATATTGTGTGGAGGAAAAAACAAGTAGCAAAGGGGATTGTCTGTACTTTCTGGAAAGGTACACTAGAGGACAGCCACGTGCATTAGTTCGCAGCTGCCAGCATATGGCTCCTGAAAGAG GCTAA
- the LOC119263271 gene encoding uncharacterized protein LOC119263271, with amino-acid sequence MLKLKHVLMELSKKRKELLELSDQSCDIQQEMQKVKAALRPQSLSIEDLSEAEKAVIRFSQFERFNKEIVGLSSGKTEVSKGSTIHRLNPVLENELLRVGGRLCKAAMPEEIKHPIILSKDQHISKLILKHIHEQVGHGGRNQVLSKLREKYWITHANAATRKILSSCGLCRRFKGKLGEQKMADLPVERLTPDLPPFTNVGVDYFGPFEVKRGRSFVKRYGVIFTCMASRAIHLEVAYSLDTDACINAIRRFICRRGQVSHLRSDNGTNFTGAERELKEALAALNHDKIQKVFLQEGIKWSFNAPTASHHGGAWERIIRMVKKILTSLLHQQTLDDEGLHTVLCEVEAIINDRPITKLSEDPNDLEPLTPNHLLTMKRKPVLPPGLFDRTDMYGKRRWRQVQYISDLFWKRWITEYLPLLQERQKWTKKKRNLVPGDIVLVADTTAPREWSWAFGNGNGTWDCDSFVWVETNGGSVGPRGWTGEISLHRLRRLVTLHERKEGRIVRVSAAV; translated from the exons ATGCTGAAATTAAAACATGTCTTAATGGAATTGAGCAAGAAAAGGAAGGAATTGTTGGAATTGTCAGACCAATCCTGTGACATTCAGCaggaaatgcagaaggtcaaaGCTGCATTAAGACCACAAAGCTTGTCCATAGAGGACCTTTCTGAAGCAGAAAAGGCAGTCATTCGTTTTTCTCAGTTTGAAAGGTTTAACAAAGAAATTGTTGGACTGTCCTCAGGAAAAACGGAAGTGTCAAAAGGCAGCACTATCCACCGATTGAACCCGGTCCTGGAAAATGAATTGTTGAGAGTTGGTGGAAGATTGTGTAAGGCAGCAATGCCTGAAGAGATTAAGCATCCCATCATTTTATCCAAAGATCAACATATTTCCAAGCTTATTTTAAAGCATATACATGAACAGGTCGGTCATGGTGGAAGAAACCAGGTTCTGTCCAAATTGCGTGAGAAATATTGGATAACTCATGCCAATGCAGCAACAAGGAAAATTCTATCCAGTTGTGGCTTGTGTAGGAGATTCAAAGGAAAACTGGGTGAACAAAAAATGGCCGATTTGCCTGTTGAAAGGTTGACTCCTGATCTTCCTCCATTTACTAATGTTGGAGTTGATTACTTCGGGCCATTTGAAGTAAAACGAGGACGTTCCTTTGTAAAGCGATATGGTGTTATTTTTACGTGCATGGCTAGTAGAGCCATACATTTAGAAGTGGCCTATTCTTTGGATACAGATGCATGTATTAATGCCATTCGAAGATTCATTTGCAGAAGAGGACAAGTCTCTCATTTGAGATCAGACAATGGAACCAATTTCACTGGTGCAGAAAGGGAATTAAAAGAAGCATTGGCAGCTTTAAACCATGATAAGATTCAGAAAGTCTTTCTGCAGGAAGGAATCAAATGGAGCTTTAATGCACCTACAGCCTCCCATCACGGCGGTGCATGGGAGCGAATCATTAGGATGGTGAAAAAGATTCTTACATCCCTTTTGCACCAGCAGACTTTAGATGATGAGGGGTTACACACAGTTTTATGTGAAGTGGAAGCGATCATTAATGATCGCCCAATCACCAAATTGTCTGAGGATCCAAATGACTTAGAGCCTCTTACCCCCAACCATCTTCTTACTATGAAAAGGAAACCAGTCTTGCCTCCAGGGCTATTTGATAGGACTGATATGTATGGAAAAAGAAGGTGGAGACAAGTGCAGTACATCTCTgaccttttttggaaaaggtGGATTACAGAGTACTTGCCTTTACTACAGgaacgacaaaaatggaccaAGAAGAAACGAAATCTGGTGCCTGGCGATATAGTTCTGGTTGCAGATACCACAGCTCCTC GAGAATGGTCTTGGGCGTTTGGAAATGGAAACGGAACATGGGACTGCGACAGCTTCGTTTGGGTGGAGACTAATGGAGGCTCTGTGGGACCCAGAGGCTGGACCGGTGAAATAAGTCTGCACAGATTGCGGCGATTGGTAACGCTTcatgaaaggaaggaaggaaggattGTTCGTGTGAGTGCGGCGGTCTGA
- the pomcb gene encoding proopiomelanocortin b — MQVLSWLCAAVVLCACRSGADGQCWDTVDCTNLGSEEKIMECIWQCRSKQLVFDAKNVLPNQEQSTVEEEKDSLSLGVLTASLPQDDVLQAKRSSRGPLRTNDRRSYSMEHFRWGKPTGRKRRPIKIYTGSSVDEESSAEQSMETQRRRQLDSNDEGAPSQKKNTKSTEKYRMMHFRWSTPPAAKRYGGFMKLWSEPSNKPLITLLRNIIVKDGQ, encoded by the exons ATGCAGGTTCTTTCCTGGCTTTGTGCTGCAGTCGTCCTGTGTGCATGCAGATCAGGAGCGGATGGCCAGTGCTGGGACACTGTGGACTGTACTAATTTAGGATCTGAAGAGAAAATAATG GAGTGTATCTGGCAATGCAGATCTAAGCAGCTGGTCTTTGATGCCAAAAACGTTCTTCCAAATCAGGAGCAAAGCACAGTGGAAGAGGAGAAAGATAGCCTGAGTTTGGGTGTACTCACAGCGTCTCTGCCTCAGGATGATGTCCTTCAAGCCAAGAGGTCCAGTAGAGGGCCTTTGCGCACCAATGACAGGCGCTCCTACTCCATGGAGCATTTCCGTTGGGGTAAGCCAACGGGCCGCAAGCGCCGGCCCATTAAAATCTACACAGGCAGCTCAGTGGATGAGGAGAGTTCCGCGGAACAGTCTATGGAGACCCAGAGGAGGAGGCAATTGGACAGCAATGACGAAGGGGCCCCATCACAGAAGAAAAACACGAAGAGCACCGAGAAGTATCGTATGATGCACTTCCGCTGGAGCACTCCACCTGCAGCCAAACGTTATGGTGGCTTCATGAAGCTCTGGTCAGAGCCGTCCAACAAGCCCCTAATCACTCTGCTTCGTAACATCATTGTTAAGGATGGTCAATAG